One window from the genome of Haladaptatus paucihalophilus DX253 encodes:
- a CDS encoding replication factor C small subunit: MSEADAETVPGRGTIWVEKYRPQTLDDVAGHDDITARLKSYIERNDLPNLLFSGQAGIGKTTCAVAIAKELYGDSWQSHFLELNASDERGIDVVRDQIKNFARHDPGAVDFQIIFLDEADSLTSDAQAALRRTMEQFSDKTRFIMSCNYSSKIIDPIQSRCAVFRFGPIPDDAVAGYVQYVADEEGIETTDDGIEALVYAADGDMRKAINALQAAAVMGEQVDEESVFVITSTARPEDIKEMVRHAIDGDFTRSRSILDELLTERGMAGGDIIDQLHRSIWEFDLDDDDAVRVLERVGEADFRITEGANERVQLEAMLASLALDN, translated from the coding sequence ATGAGCGAGGCCGACGCGGAAACCGTCCCCGGACGTGGAACTATCTGGGTCGAGAAGTACCGGCCCCAAACCCTCGACGACGTGGCGGGCCACGACGACATCACGGCTCGACTGAAAAGCTATATCGAGCGGAACGACCTGCCTAACCTGCTGTTCTCCGGGCAGGCGGGCATCGGGAAGACGACCTGTGCGGTCGCCATCGCCAAGGAACTGTACGGCGATAGCTGGCAGAGCCACTTCCTCGAACTGAACGCCTCCGACGAGCGCGGTATCGACGTGGTGCGCGACCAGATCAAGAACTTCGCCCGCCACGACCCCGGAGCGGTCGATTTCCAGATCATCTTCCTGGACGAGGCGGACTCCCTGACGAGCGACGCGCAGGCCGCCCTCCGCCGCACGATGGAGCAGTTCTCGGACAAGACGCGCTTTATCATGTCGTGCAACTACTCCTCGAAAATCATCGACCCCATCCAGTCCCGGTGTGCGGTGTTCCGCTTCGGCCCGATTCCCGACGATGCGGTCGCCGGGTACGTCCAGTACGTCGCCGACGAGGAGGGTATCGAAACCACCGACGACGGTATCGAGGCGCTCGTCTACGCCGCCGACGGCGACATGCGCAAAGCCATCAACGCCCTGCAAGCCGCCGCCGTCATGGGCGAGCAGGTGGACGAGGAGAGCGTCTTCGTCATCACCAGCACCGCCCGACCCGAGGACATCAAGGAGATGGTTCGACACGCCATCGACGGCGATTTCACCCGTTCCCGTTCCATCCTCGACGAACTGCTCACCGAGCGCGGCATGGCCGGTGGCGACATCATCGACCAACTCCACCGCTCGATTTGGGAGTTCGACTTGGACGACGACGACGCGGTGCGCGTCCTCGAACGCGTCGGCGAAGCCGACTTCCGCATCACGGAAGGTGCGAACGAGCGCGTGCAACTCGAAGCGATGCTGGCGTCGCTGGCGCTCGATAACTGA
- a CDS encoding GNAT family N-acetyltransferase — MTVRAATGDDHLDVLRIVNGAMLEIDAAAVEQKIESGDVLVAEDEGRLLGAAVLDAAADRPTHIGAIAVRRARRGQGIGGELIAAAVEREGALTADFAPKVRPFYESLGFEIEEMAERNEDKPDGGPEGDGRLWGRFESED; from the coding sequence ATGACCGTCCGGGCCGCGACCGGGGACGACCACCTCGACGTGTTGCGAATCGTGAACGGCGCGATGCTCGAAATCGACGCCGCGGCAGTCGAGCAGAAAATCGAGTCCGGGGACGTGCTGGTAGCGGAAGACGAAGGGCGACTCCTCGGCGCGGCGGTGCTCGACGCCGCGGCGGACCGACCGACCCACATCGGGGCAATCGCGGTGCGACGAGCGCGTCGGGGGCAGGGAATCGGCGGCGAACTGATAGCGGCCGCCGTCGAACGCGAGGGAGCGCTGACGGCCGATTTCGCGCCGAAGGTGCGGCCGTTCTACGAGTCGTTGGGGTTCGAAATCGAGGAGATGGCGGAGCGAAACGAGGACAAGCCAGACGGGGGACCCGAAGGGGACGGACGGTTGTGGGGACGGTTCGAAAGCGAAGACTGA
- a CDS encoding polymer-forming cytoskeletal protein, protein MRAHVSILVVVLLLAIMPATAAAEQTRTGGTVVVEQGETVRDGLTATGGTVVIRGTVDGDLSAFSGNVLVAQSGRVNGDVSAVAGNVRIEGTVTGTVDAQTGNLAIAQSATVGSLEGAAGYTLIAGTVEGNARVASETLTLANTANVGGNLVYDTETFNRQQGATVSGTVRQDESLGDAGPAPVPQVPNWVGAVYGFFVNLLLGIVLLAAFPGFSEGVADRGRADPVLSVGVGLLLLVLIPIVLLVFAVTLIGIPISILGAIIFAIFLWIATVYGSFTVGVWLLSLADEGSRWIGLVLGLFVIAVLDRIPIVGGIVQFVVLLLGLGALAMALRAHYRGRRSTPEYVETTRRGTDEETPAD, encoded by the coding sequence ATGCGTGCACACGTGAGTATCCTCGTCGTGGTGCTACTGCTCGCCATCATGCCCGCGACGGCGGCGGCAGAACAGACACGAACCGGCGGAACGGTCGTCGTCGAACAGGGCGAAACCGTCCGCGACGGTCTCACCGCCACCGGCGGAACCGTCGTGATTCGCGGGACGGTCGATGGCGACCTGAGCGCCTTCTCCGGAAACGTCCTCGTCGCCCAAAGCGGCCGGGTCAACGGCGACGTGTCGGCGGTCGCCGGGAACGTCCGAATCGAGGGGACGGTCACCGGAACCGTCGACGCACAGACCGGCAACCTCGCCATCGCCCAGTCGGCCACCGTCGGGTCCCTCGAAGGCGCGGCGGGCTACACCCTGATCGCGGGCACCGTCGAAGGGAACGCGCGGGTTGCGAGCGAGACGCTCACGCTCGCCAACACGGCGAACGTCGGCGGCAACCTCGTCTACGACACGGAAACGTTCAACCGCCAACAGGGGGCGACCGTCAGCGGGACGGTCCGACAGGACGAATCGCTGGGTGACGCGGGTCCCGCACCCGTGCCGCAAGTGCCCAACTGGGTCGGCGCAGTGTACGGCTTCTTCGTCAATCTCCTCTTGGGTATCGTGCTGTTGGCGGCGTTCCCCGGCTTCTCCGAGGGCGTCGCCGACCGGGGGCGAGCCGACCCGGTGCTTTCGGTCGGAGTCGGCCTCCTCCTGCTCGTCCTCATCCCCATCGTGCTCCTCGTCTTCGCCGTGACCCTCATCGGCATCCCCATCTCGATTCTCGGCGCAATCATCTTCGCCATCTTCCTCTGGATCGCCACGGTGTACGGGTCGTTCACCGTCGGCGTCTGGCTGCTCTCGCTGGCGGACGAGGGAAGTCGGTGGATCGGCTTGGTGCTCGGCCTGTTCGTCATCGCCGTCCTCGACCGGATACCCATCGTCGGCGGCATCGTCCAGTTCGTCGTCCTCCTGCTGGGACTCGGCGCGCTGGCGATGGCGCTCCGGGCGCACTACCGCGGACGGCGGAGCACGCCGGAGTACGTCGAAACGACGCGCAGGGGAACCGACGAGGAGACGCCAGCCGACTGA
- a CDS encoding GIY-YIG nuclease family protein produces the protein MTDHWVYVVECSDGTFYTGYTTDVDRRVAEHDAGNGAKYTRGRTPVTLRHTERFESKSAAMSREYEIKQLRRAEKERLID, from the coding sequence GTGACCGACCACTGGGTTTACGTCGTCGAATGCAGTGACGGCACTTTTTACACCGGCTACACGACCGACGTCGACCGCCGGGTGGCGGAACACGACGCCGGAAACGGGGCGAAATACACCCGCGGCAGGACGCCCGTTACGTTGCGCCACACCGAGCGATTCGAGTCGAAATCCGCCGCGATGTCCCGCGAATACGAGATAAAACAGCTGCGCCGCGCGGAAAAGGAACGTCTTATCGACTGA
- a CDS encoding NADPH-dependent FMN reductase — MQPKPTVVAVCGSMRDGSHTRTALKHVLDAAAEAGAETELIDVREYDLPIFDPDEEMPEDAEEITRKIREADSVVLGSPVYHGSYTSAFRNVHDYCSFDEFEDTTVGLLAVAGGGSYGSTLDHMRITVRGVHGWVLPHQVGIRKAYDQFENGEFKDEDLEERTRKLGEQAAKYAFITPDVTSAEADETEAGEAAADD; from the coding sequence ATGCAACCCAAACCGACAGTCGTCGCGGTATGCGGCAGCATGCGCGACGGAAGTCACACGCGGACAGCCCTGAAACACGTCCTCGACGCCGCCGCGGAAGCAGGGGCCGAGACGGAACTCATCGACGTTCGGGAGTACGACCTCCCGATATTCGACCCCGACGAGGAGATGCCGGAGGATGCGGAGGAGATAACGCGGAAGATTCGAGAAGCGGATTCCGTCGTGCTCGGCAGTCCGGTGTACCACGGGTCGTACACTTCCGCCTTCCGCAACGTCCACGACTACTGTAGCTTCGACGAGTTCGAGGATACCACCGTCGGTCTGCTCGCGGTGGCCGGTGGTGGCTCCTACGGCAGCACGCTGGACCACATGCGAATCACCGTTCGCGGCGTCCACGGGTGGGTGCTCCCACACCAAGTCGGGATTCGGAAGGCCTACGACCAGTTCGAGAACGGCGAGTTCAAGGACGAGGATTTGGAAGAGCGAACGCGAAAACTCGGCGAACAGGCCGCGAAATACGCCTTCATCACGCCCGACGTCACCTCGGCGGAAGCCGACGAGACGGAGGCGGGGGAAGCGGCGGCGGACGACTGA
- the samp2 gene encoding ubiquitin-like small modifier protein SAMP2 yields the protein MNVTVEVVGEGSHEFDVDDETYADLVSKVDLSPHEVSVMVDGRPVPEDQPVEAEHVKILRLIKGG from the coding sequence ATGAACGTGACCGTCGAGGTGGTCGGCGAGGGGAGCCACGAGTTCGACGTGGACGACGAAACCTACGCCGACTTGGTGTCGAAAGTGGACCTGAGCCCACACGAGGTGTCCGTGATGGTGGACGGGCGGCCGGTTCCGGAGGACCAACCGGTCGAAGCGGAACACGTGAAAATCCTCCGGCTCATCAAGGGCGGATGA
- the alaS gene encoding alanine--tRNA ligase — MSELEEEYRLDYFEENDFVRKECSECGAHFWTRDHDRQTCGEPPCAEYGFIDDPGFEEEYSLSEMREVFLSFFEEHDHERIDPYPVAANRWRDDVLLTQASIYDFQPLVTSGKTPPPANPLTISQPCIRMQDIDNVGKTGRHTMAFEMMAHHAFNVREDAEEEYAYDGEVYWKDETVAYCDQLFESVGADLDEITYIEDPWVGGGNAGPAIEVIYKGAELATLVFMSMEQDPDGEYEMKDGNRYSPMDTYIVDTGYGLERWTWMSQGTPTVYEAVYPDMIAFLKENADINLSEEEEELVHRAAKLAGHMDIDEAEDMDAARDNIAEKVGVSTTELVELMEPLETIYAIADHSRALAYMFGDGIVPSNVATGYLARMVLRRTKRLCDTVGVDAPLDELVDMQAERLGYENRDTIRDIVRTEVEKYRETLEQGGRRVRRLAKRHAEEGKPIPTETLVELYDSHGLQPDMVEEIADEFGASVSVPDDFYSLVAERHDGGQAFEEEESEDDRFTDLPKTERLYYEDQYRTDFEAVVLDVFDREEGYDVVLDQTMFYPEGGGQPGDHGTLSTDEKTVKVTDTQIDDGVVLHHTDDPVDKGSIVRGQIDAQRRRRLMRHHTATHIVVHAARQILGDHIRQAGAQKGTDSSRIDVRHYERIDRETAKQIELLANEIVMENTTVQQEWPNRHEAEEEFGFDLYQGGIPAGTNIRLIHVAEDVQACGGTHVRRTGDVGCIKLLNTERVQDGVERLTFAAGDAAIEATQETEDYLGAAADTLDVSPSEVPETADRFFEEWKARGKQIEDLKEQLAEARASGAGGGEEIEVGDTTAVIQRIDTDMEELRATANAMAEDGKIAVIGSGADGAQFVVAIPDGSSVNAGSVVGELASFVGGGGGGPADFAQGGGPDADKLDEALESAPDVLKQVENA, encoded by the coding sequence ATGAGCGAACTCGAGGAGGAGTATCGCCTCGATTATTTCGAGGAAAACGACTTCGTGCGAAAAGAGTGCTCCGAGTGTGGAGCGCACTTCTGGACGCGCGACCACGACCGACAGACGTGCGGGGAACCGCCGTGTGCGGAGTACGGGTTCATCGACGACCCCGGCTTCGAGGAGGAGTATTCCCTATCGGAGATGCGGGAGGTGTTCCTCTCGTTCTTCGAGGAACACGACCACGAACGAATCGACCCCTACCCGGTCGCGGCGAATCGCTGGCGTGACGACGTGCTACTGACACAGGCATCCATCTACGACTTCCAGCCCCTCGTCACCAGCGGGAAGACGCCGCCACCGGCCAACCCGCTGACCATCAGCCAACCCTGCATCCGCATGCAGGACATCGACAACGTTGGCAAGACGGGACGGCACACGATGGCCTTCGAGATGATGGCCCATCACGCCTTCAACGTCCGCGAGGACGCCGAGGAGGAGTACGCCTACGACGGCGAAGTCTACTGGAAGGACGAAACCGTGGCTTACTGCGACCAACTGTTCGAGTCCGTCGGCGCGGACTTGGACGAAATCACCTACATCGAGGACCCGTGGGTCGGCGGCGGCAACGCCGGCCCCGCTATCGAAGTCATCTACAAGGGTGCGGAACTCGCCACCCTCGTCTTCATGTCGATGGAGCAGGACCCCGACGGCGAGTACGAGATGAAGGACGGCAACCGGTACAGCCCGATGGACACGTACATCGTGGACACCGGGTACGGCCTGGAACGCTGGACGTGGATGAGTCAGGGAACCCCGACCGTCTACGAGGCCGTCTATCCCGACATGATCGCCTTCCTCAAGGAGAACGCCGACATAAATCTCTCCGAGGAGGAAGAGGAACTCGTCCACCGCGCCGCGAAGCTCGCGGGTCACATGGACATCGACGAGGCCGAGGACATGGACGCCGCCCGCGACAACATCGCGGAGAAGGTCGGCGTCTCGACGACGGAACTCGTCGAACTGATGGAGCCGCTCGAAACCATCTACGCCATCGCCGACCACAGCAGGGCCCTCGCCTACATGTTCGGCGACGGCATCGTCCCGAGCAACGTCGCCACCGGCTATCTCGCCCGCATGGTGCTCCGCCGGACGAAGCGCCTCTGTGATACCGTCGGCGTCGATGCGCCGCTGGACGAACTCGTGGACATGCAGGCCGAACGCCTCGGCTACGAGAACCGCGACACCATCCGCGACATCGTTCGGACGGAGGTCGAAAAGTACCGCGAGACGCTCGAACAGGGCGGCCGCCGGGTTCGTCGCCTCGCCAAGCGACACGCCGAGGAAGGCAAACCCATCCCGACCGAGACGCTCGTCGAGTTGTACGACTCGCACGGCCTACAGCCCGATATGGTCGAGGAAATCGCCGACGAGTTCGGTGCCTCGGTGTCGGTCCCGGACGACTTCTACAGCCTCGTCGCCGAGCGCCACGACGGCGGACAGGCGTTCGAGGAGGAGGAATCCGAGGACGACCGTTTCACCGACCTCCCCAAGACCGAACGCCTCTACTACGAGGACCAGTACCGGACCGATTTCGAAGCCGTCGTCCTCGACGTGTTCGACCGCGAGGAGGGCTACGACGTCGTGCTCGACCAGACGATGTTCTACCCGGAGGGCGGTGGCCAACCCGGCGACCACGGAACGCTCTCGACCGACGAGAAGACGGTGAAGGTCACGGACACCCAAATCGACGACGGCGTGGTGCTCCACCACACCGACGACCCCGTCGATAAGGGCTCCATCGTCCGCGGACAGATAGACGCTCAGCGTCGCCGTCGCCTGATGCGCCACCACACGGCGACCCACATCGTCGTCCACGCGGCGCGCCAGATTCTCGGCGACCACATTCGGCAGGCAGGTGCCCAGAAGGGAACCGACAGTTCGCGCATCGACGTGCGCCACTACGAGCGCATCGACCGCGAGACGGCGAAGCAAATCGAACTGCTGGCCAACGAAATCGTCATGGAGAACACGACGGTCCAGCAGGAGTGGCCCAACCGCCACGAGGCCGAGGAGGAGTTCGGCTTCGACCTCTATCAGGGTGGGATTCCCGCCGGGACGAACATCCGACTCATCCACGTCGCCGAGGACGTGCAGGCCTGCGGTGGCACTCACGTCCGCCGAACCGGTGACGTCGGCTGTATCAAACTCCTCAACACCGAGCGCGTGCAGGACGGCGTGGAACGTCTCACCTTCGCCGCCGGTGACGCCGCCATCGAGGCGACACAGGAGACCGAGGACTATCTCGGTGCCGCCGCCGACACCCTCGACGTTTCGCCGTCGGAGGTTCCGGAAACGGCCGACCGCTTCTTCGAAGAGTGGAAGGCCCGCGGCAAGCAGATAGAGGACCTCAAAGAGCAACTCGCCGAGGCCCGCGCCAGCGGTGCGGGCGGCGGCGAGGAAATCGAAGTCGGCGACACGACCGCCGTCATCCAGCGCATCGACACCGACATGGAGGAACTCCGCGCCACGGCCAACGCCATGGCCGAGGACGGTAAAATCGCCGTCATCGGCAGCGGTGCCGACGGCGCGCAGTTCGTCGTCGCCATCCCGGACGGCTCGTCGGTGAACGCCGGGTCGGTCGTCGGCGAACTCGCCTCCTTCGTCGGCGGTGGCGGCGGCGGCCCCGCCGACTTCGCCCAGGGCGGCGGTCCCGACGCCGACAAACTGGACGAGGCGTTGGAGAGCGCGCCCGACGTGCTCAAGCAAGTCGAGAACGCTTGA
- a CDS encoding phosphoglucomutase/phosphomannomutase family protein has translation MDTPISFGTDGWRATLDEFTSPRVQIVGQAVADYLREVEDRAGETVAVSYDARETSRGFAEDLCRVLAANGFDVLIPERDTPTPILAWTLVDRDLAGGLMITASHNPPEYNGVKFIPSDGAPALPEVTDEIMARLAEPDPLPESEHGRVSEEDLVAPYADHAFDLVDADFEDLSVVYDAMHGSGRGVTDELLEEAGASVECLRCERDPEFGGSSPEPSEENLQELVAAVEDGDADLGIANDGDADRIAVVTPERGFLDENLFFAALYEYLLEADSGSAIRTVSTTFLIDRIAEKHGEEVHETPVGFKWVAQAIADHDALVGGEESGGFTIRGHIREKDGVLMALLAAAIAAERPFDDRVDDLLAEFGEIHQNKISLDCPDDEKERVLADLEAELPDEVAGHDVADVVTKDGFKILLDDGSWLLVRPSGTEPAMRIYAEGESDDRVRDLLDAGTELVEPLI, from the coding sequence ATGGATACGCCGATTTCGTTCGGAACCGACGGCTGGCGGGCGACGCTCGACGAGTTCACGTCGCCACGAGTGCAAATCGTAGGCCAAGCGGTCGCCGACTACCTCCGCGAAGTCGAGGACCGTGCGGGCGAGACGGTCGCCGTGAGCTACGACGCACGCGAAACGTCGCGCGGATTCGCGGAGGACCTCTGTCGCGTCCTCGCCGCGAACGGGTTCGACGTGCTCATCCCCGAGCGGGACACCCCGACGCCGATTCTCGCGTGGACGCTCGTGGACCGCGACCTCGCGGGCGGACTGATGATAACCGCCTCGCACAACCCGCCGGAGTACAACGGCGTGAAGTTCATCCCGTCCGACGGCGCGCCCGCCCTCCCCGAAGTGACCGACGAGATAATGGCCCGACTCGCCGAACCCGACCCGTTGCCGGAGTCCGAACACGGCCGGGTCAGCGAGGAGGACTTGGTTGCCCCGTACGCCGACCACGCCTTCGACCTCGTGGACGCCGACTTCGAGGATCTCTCGGTCGTCTACGACGCCATGCACGGGAGCGGCCGCGGCGTCACCGACGAACTCCTCGAAGAAGCGGGTGCGAGCGTCGAATGCCTCCGCTGTGAACGGGACCCGGAATTCGGCGGGTCGTCGCCGGAACCGAGCGAGGAGAATCTTCAAGAACTCGTCGCAGCGGTCGAGGACGGCGACGCCGACCTCGGAATAGCGAACGACGGCGACGCCGACCGCATCGCCGTCGTCACGCCCGAACGCGGCTTCTTGGACGAGAACCTCTTTTTCGCCGCGCTGTACGAGTACCTCCTCGAAGCCGACTCGGGGTCGGCGATTCGCACAGTCTCGACCACGTTCCTCATCGACCGCATCGCCGAGAAACACGGCGAGGAGGTCCACGAGACGCCGGTCGGGTTCAAGTGGGTCGCACAGGCCATCGCGGACCACGACGCGCTCGTCGGCGGCGAGGAGAGCGGCGGGTTCACGATTCGCGGCCACATCCGCGAGAAGGACGGCGTGCTCATGGCGCTCCTCGCCGCGGCAATCGCGGCCGAACGCCCCTTCGACGACCGCGTGGACGACCTGCTCGCCGAGTTCGGCGAGATACACCAGAACAAAATCAGCCTCGACTGTCCGGACGACGAAAAGGAGCGCGTCCTCGCCGACCTCGAAGCCGAACTCCCCGACGAGGTTGCGGGTCACGACGTGGCCGACGTGGTGACGAAGGACGGCTTCAAAATCCTCCTCGACGACGGGTCGTGGCTCCTCGTCCGCCCGAGTGGAACGGAACCTGCGATGCGAATTTACGCCGAGGGAGAGAGCGACGACCGCGTTCGTGACCTCCTCGACGCCGGGACGGAACTGGTCGAACCGCTGATTTAG
- a CDS encoding ABC transporter ATP-binding protein, whose translation MRPAIETDGLTKRFDDTTVVSNLELTVPSESVYGFLGPNGAGKTTTMRMLTTLTPPTSGTARVAGHSIADRDAVVPHIGYMPEEPPLYDELTAREQLQYIAGLRNVEADDRIETLLRRFDLLDDADERVGTYSKGMKQKTALIQTVLHEPDVVFLDEPTSGLDPRAARTVRELISELTADGMTVFLSTHILPVVEELADTVGVLYDGSLVAEDSPERLTHRAEKEQTLEDVFLDVTSEEPAPAPVER comes from the coding sequence ATGAGGCCCGCCATCGAGACGGACGGACTGACGAAGCGATTCGACGACACGACGGTCGTTTCGAACCTCGAACTGACCGTTCCGTCCGAATCCGTCTACGGCTTCCTCGGCCCGAACGGTGCGGGGAAGACGACGACGATGCGGATGCTGACGACGCTGACGCCGCCGACGAGCGGCACCGCACGCGTCGCGGGCCACTCCATCGCCGACCGGGACGCCGTCGTTCCGCACATCGGCTACATGCCCGAGGAACCGCCGCTGTACGACGAACTCACGGCCCGCGAGCAGTTGCAGTACATCGCCGGGCTTCGTAACGTTGAGGCCGACGACCGAATCGAGACACTCCTCCGTCGCTTCGACCTCCTCGACGACGCGGACGAGCGCGTCGGCACCTACTCGAAGGGGATGAAACAGAAGACGGCGCTGATTCAGACCGTCCTTCACGAACCCGACGTCGTCTTCCTCGACGAGCCAACGTCGGGTCTCGACCCGCGTGCCGCCCGCACCGTGCGCGAACTCATCTCCGAACTCACCGCCGACGGCATGACCGTCTTCCTCTCGACGCACATCCTCCCCGTGGTCGAAGAGCTCGCCGATACCGTCGGCGTGCTGTACGACGGGTCGCTCGTCGCCGAGGACTCGCCGGAGCGACTCACCCACCGCGCCGAGAAAGAACAGACGCTCGAAGACGTGTTCCTCGACGTGACGAGCGAGGAACCCGCTCCGGCACCGGTGGAACGATGA
- a CDS encoding ATP-grasp domain-containing protein encodes MVRQESRSLGIVTGERAPELSENGRSVQAELRDRGWAAEPVIWMDEDIDWSRFDVALVRSCWNYHIRPDAFREWTEIVEEAGVTLLNPGEVVRWNMHKFYLRELAAEGVDILPTAWVERGSDGNLRTVLRENGWQEAVVKPAIGTSSANAWRTSVDEAADRQEEFETLVADRGVLVQQFAPEIADGERSLVFFGGEFSHARRRYPADGDFRAHNRYGGTGEAYDPPRKPVEQARDVLETACEILDIDPVSLPYARVDGLERGGDDGEGGDNRVGGDNRDGGDDEQTGEFHLMELELIEPYLSLDTREGAVTTFADAIESALRVVRK; translated from the coding sequence ATGGTCAGACAGGAGTCACGCTCCCTCGGCATCGTCACGGGAGAGCGGGCACCGGAACTGTCGGAAAACGGACGTTCCGTGCAGGCCGAGTTACGCGACCGTGGCTGGGCGGCGGAACCCGTCATCTGGATGGACGAGGATATCGATTGGTCGCGCTTCGACGTCGCGCTCGTCCGCTCGTGCTGGAACTATCACATCCGACCGGACGCCTTCCGCGAGTGGACGGAAATAGTCGAGGAGGCGGGGGTGACGCTACTCAATCCGGGGGAGGTCGTTCGCTGGAACATGCACAAGTTCTACCTCCGCGAACTCGCCGCGGAGGGCGTCGATATCCTTCCGACGGCGTGGGTGGAGCGGGGGAGCGACGGAAACCTTCGGACGGTGCTTCGGGAAAACGGCTGGCAGGAAGCCGTGGTGAAACCGGCCATCGGGACGAGTTCGGCGAACGCGTGGCGCACGTCGGTTGACGAGGCGGCAGACCGGCAAGAGGAGTTCGAGACGCTCGTGGCCGACCGAGGCGTGCTCGTCCAGCAGTTCGCGCCGGAAATCGCTGACGGGGAGCGGTCGCTCGTCTTCTTCGGCGGCGAGTTCAGCCACGCGCGGCGGCGCTATCCCGCCGACGGGGACTTCCGCGCCCACAACAGGTACGGCGGGACGGGAGAGGCCTACGACCCGCCGCGAAAACCCGTCGAGCAGGCGCGAGACGTGCTCGAAACTGCGTGCGAAATTCTGGACATCGACCCCGTTTCCCTCCCGTACGCTCGCGTGGACGGTCTCGAACGGGGCGGTGACGACGGGGAGGGCGGTGACAACAGGGTCGGAGGTGACAACAGGGACGGCGGTGACGACGAGCAGACCGGCGAGTTCCACCTGATGGAACTCGAACTCATCGAGCCGTATCTGAGCCTCGATACGCGCGAGGGGGCGGTGACGACGTTCGCCGACGCCATCGAGTCGGCGCTTCGCGTCGTCCGAAAGTAA